From the Aminivibrio pyruvatiphilus genome, one window contains:
- the nikR gene encoding nickel-responsive transcriptional regulator NikR, producing the protein MDSLVRFGVAVPASLLSEFDLYIRGKGLQNRSEALRQLIRERLSRETWSRGDGIVFGTVTIMYDHHIKDATGSLTSLQHDFGEAIICTTHVHVDHDNCLECIVLKGDARTIKNFEDALSSVRGIKTIDISISAIL; encoded by the coding sequence ATGGATTCGCTCGTTCGATTTGGTGTGGCCGTTCCGGCGTCGCTTCTGTCGGAGTTCGACCTCTACATCAGGGGCAAAGGACTCCAGAACAGGTCCGAGGCCCTGCGGCAGCTCATCAGGGAACGGCTTTCGAGGGAAACGTGGTCCCGGGGGGACGGCATCGTTTTCGGCACGGTGACCATCATGTATGATCATCACATCAAGGATGCCACGGGATCCCTCACTTCCCTGCAGCATGATTTCGGCGAGGCGATCATCTGCACCACCCACGTCCATGTGGACCATGACAACTGCCTGGAATGCATTGTCCTGAAGGGAGACGCACGAACCATCAAAAATTTTGAGGATGCCCTGTCTTCGGTCAGGGGAATCAAAACCATCGACATATCCATTTCCGCCATTTTGTAA
- the ruvA gene encoding Holliday junction branch migration protein RuvA, which yields MLRFLSGKVVSVSDALVVLDVAGFGFELLCTGRAAAMCREGEQALLVTHLQFAETGPSLFGFADERERGLFLKLTTVKGVGGKMAMNILKAAPADRVINWIVSSDVDSLVKIPGIGRKTAERLCFEMHRHLAGEFADPAFDGVSHEGRSLDLAMEGLRSLGFSQGDVAAVFRKLKNAGAVEEESTAEQLIRMALKELKRN from the coding sequence ATGCTGCGATTTCTTTCAGGTAAGGTCGTTTCCGTTTCCGATGCACTGGTGGTTCTCGATGTGGCCGGATTCGGCTTTGAGCTTCTCTGCACCGGGAGAGCGGCCGCCATGTGCAGGGAAGGAGAGCAGGCCCTGCTGGTGACCCACCTCCAGTTTGCCGAGACAGGCCCCTCCCTGTTCGGTTTCGCCGACGAGCGGGAGCGGGGGCTCTTCCTGAAGCTCACCACGGTAAAGGGCGTGGGCGGGAAAATGGCCATGAACATACTCAAAGCCGCACCTGCGGACAGGGTGATCAACTGGATTGTTTCTTCGGATGTCGATTCTCTCGTAAAAATTCCGGGAATCGGCCGGAAGACTGCAGAAAGGCTCTGTTTCGAGATGCACCGCCATCTCGCTGGAGAGTTCGCCGATCCCGCCTTCGACGGAGTGTCCCATGAAGGACGGAGCCTTGACCTTGCCATGGAAGGCCTTCGCTCCCTCGGATTTTCCCAGGGTGATGTGGCGGCTGTTTTCAGGAAGCTGAAGAATGCGGGGGCAGTGGAAGAGGAATCCACGGCGGAGCAGCTCATCCGCATGGCCCTGAAAGAACTGAAGCGGAATTGA
- a CDS encoding YebC/PmpR family DNA-binding transcriptional regulator yields the protein MSGHSKWANIKHRKAAQDAKRGNLFQKLVKAVIIAAKEGGGDPAMNMRLKAAIDRAKAASVPNDNIIRGIKRGTGEIEGAQYEEITYEAYGPNGVAILIEVLTDNRNRAASEIRALLTRNGGSLGEAGSVAWMFERKGTIEVGGKDLDEEALMTAALEAGAEDLEQQEEGYAVYTDPASLSDVREALEKAGYSIERAETEMVPKNTVQISDPEKARKVLRLMDLLEENDDTQNVYGNFDIPDVIMESLEG from the coding sequence TTGTCCGGACATTCAAAATGGGCAAACATCAAGCACAGAAAAGCGGCACAGGATGCCAAGCGGGGCAATCTGTTCCAGAAACTCGTGAAGGCGGTTATCATCGCGGCCAAGGAGGGCGGCGGGGATCCCGCCATGAATATGCGCCTCAAGGCCGCCATTGACCGGGCAAAGGCGGCGAGTGTGCCGAATGACAACATCATAAGGGGCATCAAGAGAGGCACGGGAGAAATCGAGGGAGCCCAGTACGAGGAGATCACCTACGAAGCCTACGGCCCGAACGGAGTGGCCATCCTTATCGAAGTCCTGACGGACAACAGGAACCGGGCGGCTTCGGAAATACGGGCCCTGCTTACGAGAAACGGCGGTTCCCTCGGCGAGGCCGGCAGCGTTGCCTGGATGTTCGAGCGGAAGGGAACCATCGAAGTCGGCGGGAAGGATCTCGACGAGGAAGCCCTTATGACCGCCGCCCTTGAAGCCGGAGCGGAGGACCTCGAGCAGCAGGAAGAAGGCTATGCGGTCTACACCGATCCTGCGTCCCTTTCAGACGTAAGGGAAGCCCTGGAAAAGGCCGGCTATTCCATCGAACGGGCGGAAACGGAGATGGTCCCCAAGAACACGGTCCAGATCAGCGACCCGGAGAAGGCACGAAAGGTGCTGCGGCTCATGGACCTTCTCGAGGAGAACGACGACACCCAGAATGTCTACGGGAATTTCGACATTCCCGATGTAATTATGGAAAGCCTGGAAGGATAG
- the argF gene encoding ornithine carbamoyltransferase — MPVNLKGKSFLTLMDFSKDEIYYLLDLAADLKAKKRAGIRGNALQGKNIALLFEKASTRTRCAFTVACIDEGAHPEFLGKNDIHLGGKEDVKDTARVLGRMFDGIEYRGFKQSMVEELAEYAGVPVWNGLTDVDHPTQILADFLTIQENFGRILKGLRLVYCGDGRNNMSNALMIGCAKLGMHYVIASPASLFPEAALLEQCRTIAAASGGSVTVFEDPFEAVKGADAVYTDVWVSMGEEEKKKEREALLRPYQVSMDLMKASGKDETIFLHCLPAVKEQEVTEEVFEAPFSKVFDEAENRMHTIKAVMVATIGNQ; from the coding sequence ATGCCGGTAAACCTGAAAGGAAAAAGCTTTCTCACGCTGATGGATTTTTCGAAGGATGAAATTTATTACCTCCTCGACCTTGCTGCGGACCTGAAGGCGAAAAAGAGGGCGGGAATACGGGGCAATGCCCTTCAGGGCAAGAACATCGCGCTGCTGTTCGAAAAAGCGTCCACCCGTACCCGCTGCGCCTTTACCGTAGCCTGCATCGATGAGGGGGCCCACCCGGAATTTCTCGGCAAGAACGACATCCACCTCGGCGGGAAGGAAGATGTAAAGGACACCGCCAGGGTCCTCGGAAGGATGTTTGACGGCATAGAATACCGCGGCTTCAAGCAGTCCATGGTGGAAGAACTTGCGGAATACGCCGGGGTTCCCGTCTGGAACGGCCTCACCGACGTGGACCACCCGACCCAGATCCTCGCCGACTTCCTCACCATACAGGAGAATTTCGGGCGGATCCTGAAGGGACTGCGTCTCGTGTATTGCGGCGACGGGCGGAACAACATGTCCAACGCCTTGATGATCGGATGCGCGAAGCTGGGAATGCATTACGTGATCGCCTCCCCGGCCTCTCTCTTTCCGGAGGCAGCCCTCCTGGAGCAGTGCAGGACAATAGCCGCTGCCTCCGGCGGCTCGGTCACGGTTTTCGAAGACCCCTTCGAGGCCGTGAAGGGAGCCGATGCGGTGTACACCGACGTCTGGGTTTCCATGGGCGAAGAGGAAAAGAAGAAGGAACGGGAAGCCCTCCTGAGACCCTACCAGGTTTCCATGGACCTCATGAAGGCCTCGGGAAAGGATGAAACCATATTCCTTCACTGCCTTCCCGCGGTCAAGGAGCAGGAAGTCACGGAAGAGGTGTTCGAGGCTCCCTTCTCAAAGGTATTCGATGAGGCGGAGAACAGGATGCATACCATAAAGGCGGTCATGGTCGCCACCATCGGAAATCAGTAA
- the ruvB gene encoding Holliday junction branch migration DNA helicase RuvB has translation MTEEKRRFLDPADGTGEDETSLRPLSLGEFVGQEKLKEKLSIFIQAARQRGESLDHCLFYGPPGLGKTTLASIIAREMGGQLRVTTGPALEKTGDLAAILSNLEPNDVLFIDEIHRLPSNVEEILYPGMEDFSLHIIVGKGPLANNICLTLPKFTLVGATTRLGLLTSPLRARFGIVEQLSLYDETELAGIVARGARVLGISLREEAAAEIARRSRGTPRIALRLLRRVRDVSEVRGLVSVDGAVAVTALDMLGLDSSGLDEGDRRILRIIVDLFDGGPVGLSTLGAALNEEVQTIEDIYEPYLIQQGFIERTPRGRKATRNAWLYLGKNPPAEKQEQWQLQFSEEE, from the coding sequence GTGACGGAGGAAAAAAGGCGTTTCCTTGATCCTGCCGACGGGACGGGGGAGGACGAGACATCCCTCCGGCCCTTGTCGCTCGGAGAATTTGTGGGGCAGGAAAAACTCAAGGAGAAGCTTTCCATTTTTATCCAGGCCGCGCGGCAGCGGGGAGAATCCCTGGACCACTGCCTGTTTTACGGCCCCCCCGGACTGGGAAAGACGACCCTCGCAAGCATCATCGCGAGGGAGATGGGGGGGCAGCTTCGGGTCACTACCGGACCGGCTCTCGAGAAGACGGGTGACCTTGCGGCCATTTTGTCGAACCTGGAACCCAACGATGTGCTGTTTATCGACGAGATCCACCGTCTCCCCTCGAACGTGGAAGAAATCCTCTACCCCGGAATGGAGGATTTTTCGCTGCACATCATCGTCGGCAAGGGACCCCTCGCGAACAATATCTGCCTAACCCTGCCGAAATTTACCCTCGTCGGAGCGACAACCCGGCTGGGGCTTCTTACCTCGCCGCTCCGCGCCCGTTTCGGAATCGTGGAGCAGCTTTCCCTCTACGACGAAACGGAACTGGCGGGGATCGTGGCCCGGGGAGCAAGAGTCCTGGGGATTTCCCTCAGGGAAGAGGCAGCCGCCGAAATTGCCAGGAGATCCCGGGGAACTCCCAGGATCGCCCTCCGGCTTCTGCGGAGGGTGCGGGACGTGTCGGAAGTCCGTGGCCTTGTCTCTGTGGACGGCGCTGTCGCAGTGACGGCCCTCGACATGCTCGGACTCGATTCGAGCGGCCTGGACGAGGGGGACCGAAGAATTCTGAGGATCATCGTCGACCTGTTCGACGGCGGGCCGGTGGGTCTTTCGACCCTTGGAGCGGCCCTGAACGAGGAAGTCCAGACGATCGAGGATATTTACGAACCGTACCTTATCCAGCAGGGTTTTATCGAAAGAACTCCCAGGGGAAGAAAAGCCACGAGAAACGCATGGCTCTACCTCGGGAAAAACCCGCCCGCAGAAAAGCAGGAACAGTGGCAGCTTCAGTTTTCGGAGGAGGAATAA
- a CDS encoding DUF2905 domain-containing protein, translated as MSGTGRLLMAAGAVLLAAGALLYVLGTIFPMLGKLPGDIAVTKKNVTVFFPLTTMIIVSVVLTLILNLIARWIK; from the coding sequence ATGTCGGGAACAGGAAGGCTTCTCATGGCCGCCGGAGCGGTTCTCCTTGCCGCAGGGGCCCTTCTCTACGTCCTGGGCACGATTTTCCCCATGCTCGGGAAGCTTCCCGGAGACATTGCCGTGACGAAGAAAAACGTCACAGTCTTTTTTCCGCTGACCACCATGATCATTGTCAGCGTCGTCCTGACGCTGATCCTCAACCTGATTGCCAGGTGGATAAAATAA
- the ruvC gene encoding crossover junction endodeoxyribonuclease RuvC gives MLKCIGIDPGLGRMGFASVLREGHVFRSLSYGCIETPPGETIPVRLNMIYEKLGEQIECCSPDFMSVEKLFFGRNITTAEYVWQARGVALLLAAKYRLPVFEPKPSQIKLAVCGYGTAPKEQVQKMVQRILNLDCIPKPDDAADAIAAAVTGFFLFSEEKRTAPSGGRHAAISFR, from the coding sequence TTGCTCAAATGTATCGGCATTGATCCCGGACTGGGAAGGATGGGTTTTGCTTCGGTGCTCCGAGAGGGACATGTTTTTCGCTCCCTTTCCTACGGCTGTATCGAGACCCCTCCCGGCGAAACCATCCCTGTCCGTCTGAATATGATCTATGAAAAACTCGGGGAGCAGATTGAGTGCTGCTCCCCGGATTTTATGTCGGTGGAAAAGCTCTTTTTCGGCAGAAACATCACCACGGCTGAGTATGTCTGGCAGGCGAGGGGAGTGGCCCTCCTATTGGCCGCGAAGTACAGGCTTCCTGTCTTTGAACCGAAGCCGTCCCAGATCAAGCTGGCCGTCTGCGGCTACGGAACGGCGCCGAAGGAGCAGGTGCAGAAAATGGTCCAGCGCATCCTGAACCTGGACTGCATCCCGAAGCCCGACGATGCCGCCGATGCCATTGCCGCCGCCGTTACCGGCTTTTTCCTTTTTTCAGAGGAGAAAAGGACCGCTCCGTCAGGAGGACGTCATGCTGCGATTTCTTTCAGGTAA